One genomic segment of Aquipluma nitroreducens includes these proteins:
- a CDS encoding PAS domain S-box protein, protein MDEKVSNHNNNIIIVDDSLDNLRYLKDVLVIHGYQVRTFTNGKEALESINTDFPSLILLDIMMPSMDGYEVCQRLKSNELLNHIPVIFISALNDEASYVAGFNAGGTDFISKPFRRLEILARVNTHIKLHDALLHSRSQQKRLQDEIEARKLVEQELYKSKEQYMATLYGIGDGVITTDSNGYVLLMNQVAESLTGWTQQEAIGHVLENIFRIINEKTRKNVEIPVRKVLRDGAVVGLANHTLLISRQGKEIPIADSGAPIRNSEGQIIGVVLVFRDQTEERAAENRLKDSEDRFRSLYENSAVGISMTDSDGNISGNKAFCNMLGYSIAEFKEINWRDITYPDDIQKSAEVSNSLILKEKEKIRIEKRYIHKNGEIIWADISSTIQWDTEGKPTYFITSVTDITARKKAEEKSLKFKMGIDNSEDAIFITDLNGIIEYINPAFKRIYGFSTSESLGKTPRILKSGLLSQSVYEHFWHQLLSKKPVSGEIQNKTKDGRIITIDATNNPIVDEKGDMIGFISINRDVTERKNTELKLIESEEKFRTLAESTPVAICIYQDDHWVYINPAGEKMGGYTAEELYQNKYWEFVSPEFQDFVIKRGKDRQAGDKNQISYEFKAINREGKTRWVFLTGSTIKYNGKPAGIISVIDITDKKESERLLQESEEMHRTIFENNQATMLIIDPESGDILEANNSAASYYGWSQAALTSMNIAQIDTLSPEEIKLELTKLGEKDQNYFQYIHRLANGLERNVEVYSSRILRKGKTVLFSIIYDITERKNAEEALKAAEERFRSVFENTMVGLYRTTPEGKIILANPALIKILGFNSFEELQKRNLENEGFDLEDLRKEFKKTIEKDGYVDNYEYNWIKQDGSVINVRENARCISDDDGKIHFYDGVVEDITASKKVKEALAYSESRYSDIFKYAPVGIYLSTKQGDFITLNNRLAEILGYESIDELKVKNLENDIYYNNDERDLLIAKYEPGGSVLNIDVQWKKKDGNPIWISLSSHAIKDEKNNTLFYEGFVHDRSAGKKIEEDILSERRLLRWKKR, encoded by the coding sequence ATGGATGAAAAAGTCTCAAACCATAACAATAACATCATCATTGTTGACGATAGTTTGGATAACCTTAGATATCTAAAAGATGTACTGGTTATTCATGGATATCAGGTCAGAACCTTTACTAATGGGAAGGAGGCTTTAGAAAGTATAAATACTGATTTTCCATCACTTATTTTACTGGATATAATGATGCCATCAATGGATGGTTACGAAGTTTGCCAAAGATTAAAATCAAATGAGTTATTAAACCATATCCCTGTAATTTTTATCAGTGCATTAAACGATGAAGCATCATATGTTGCCGGGTTTAATGCAGGAGGTACTGATTTTATCTCCAAACCATTCCGAAGACTTGAAATACTTGCCAGGGTAAATACCCATATAAAATTACACGATGCATTACTACACAGTAGAAGTCAACAAAAAAGACTTCAGGATGAAATAGAAGCTCGTAAATTAGTAGAACAGGAACTTTATAAAAGTAAGGAACAATACATGGCCACTTTATACGGAATTGGCGATGGAGTTATTACTACAGACAGTAATGGTTATGTTTTATTGATGAATCAGGTCGCTGAAAGCTTAACGGGTTGGACACAGCAAGAAGCCATAGGACATGTTTTGGAAAATATATTCAGGATTATAAATGAAAAAACCAGAAAGAATGTTGAAATACCTGTTCGTAAGGTATTACGTGATGGCGCTGTTGTTGGATTGGCCAATCATACGCTCCTAATATCCAGACAAGGAAAGGAAATTCCAATTGCTGACAGCGGAGCGCCAATCAGGAATTCTGAGGGACAAATTATTGGAGTCGTTTTAGTTTTCAGGGATCAAACAGAAGAAAGAGCTGCCGAGAATAGATTAAAGGACAGTGAAGATCGGTTTAGAAGTTTATATGAAAATTCTGCTGTAGGAATTTCTATGACGGATTCAGATGGAAATATATCCGGCAATAAAGCTTTTTGTAATATGCTGGGGTATTCCATAGCTGAATTTAAAGAAATTAACTGGCGCGATATTACTTATCCTGATGATATTCAAAAAAGTGCGGAGGTTTCAAACTCCTTAATTCTGAAAGAGAAAGAGAAGATTCGAATCGAAAAAAGATATATTCATAAAAACGGGGAAATAATTTGGGCAGACATTAGCTCAACCATACAATGGGATACTGAAGGCAAACCGACTTATTTTATTACGAGCGTGACTGACATAACAGCTCGTAAGAAAGCAGAGGAAAAGTCACTTAAGTTTAAAATGGGGATCGATAATTCTGAAGACGCCATATTCATTACCGATCTAAACGGAATTATTGAATACATAAACCCTGCATTCAAAAGGATCTATGGTTTTTCTACTTCTGAATCTTTAGGAAAAACTCCCCGGATACTTAAATCGGGACTATTGTCGCAATCGGTATATGAACACTTTTGGCATCAATTATTATCAAAGAAACCAGTTTCAGGCGAAATTCAGAATAAGACAAAGGATGGACGGATAATTACCATTGATGCCACAAACAATCCGATTGTAGATGAAAAGGGCGATATGATTGGATTTATCTCGATCAACAGAGATGTAACGGAAAGAAAAAATACTGAGTTAAAACTTATTGAGAGTGAGGAAAAATTCAGGACTCTGGCAGAATCCACGCCAGTGGCAATATGTATTTATCAGGACGATCATTGGGTATATATCAATCCGGCAGGAGAAAAGATGGGTGGCTATACCGCCGAAGAGCTTTATCAAAATAAATATTGGGAATTTGTTTCTCCTGAATTTCAGGATTTTGTTATTAAAAGAGGAAAGGATAGACAAGCCGGAGACAAAAATCAAATATCCTATGAATTTAAAGCAATTAATAGGGAAGGAAAAACCAGGTGGGTTTTCCTAACAGGAAGTACCATAAAATATAATGGAAAGCCAGCCGGTATAATTTCTGTAATCGATATTACCGATAAAAAAGAATCGGAAAGGCTATTACAGGAAAGTGAGGAAATGCACCGCACAATATTTGAAAACAATCAGGCAACCATGTTAATAATCGATCCTGAAAGTGGAGATATTTTGGAAGCAAATAATTCTGCAGCTTCTTACTATGGTTGGAGTCAAGCAGCACTCACATCGATGAACATCGCCCAAATTGATACTTTAAGTCCTGAAGAAATCAAATTGGAACTGACCAAATTAGGGGAGAAAGACCAAAATTATTTTCAATATATACATCGACTGGCCAATGGTTTGGAAAGAAACGTTGAAGTATATTCCAGCCGGATTCTTCGGAAAGGGAAGACCGTCTTATTCTCAATTATTTATGATATTACTGAGCGGAAGAATGCCGAGGAAGCATTAAAAGCTGCAGAGGAACGTTTCAGATCAGTTTTTGAAAATACAATGGTTGGCCTATACCGTACTACTCCTGAAGGAAAAATAATTCTTGCAAATCCTGCATTAATTAAGATCCTCGGATTCAATTCATTTGAAGAACTTCAGAAACGAAACCTGGAAAATGAAGGATTTGATTTAGAGGACTTGCGTAAGGAATTTAAAAAGACCATCGAAAAAGACGGTTATGTTGACAACTATGAATACAATTGGATAAAACAAGATGGTTCAGTAATTAACGTGCGTGAAAATGCCAGGTGCATAAGTGATGATGATGGAAAAATCCATTTTTATGATGGGGTAGTCGAGGATATAACAGCCAGTAAAAAGGTAAAAGAAGCGCTTGCATATTCTGAATCAAGGTACAGTGACATCTTTAAATATGCTCCTGTAGGAATCTATCTGTCAACCAAACAAGGCGATTTTATCACTTTAAATAACCGATTGGCTGAGATTCTTGGTTATGAGTCGATTGATGAGTTGAAAGTGAAAAACCTGGAAAATGATATTTATTACAATAATGATGAGCGGGATCTCCTGATTGCTAAATATGAACCTGGGGGGTCTGTTCTAAACATCGACGTACAATGGAAGAAAAAGGATGGTAATCCTATATGGATTAGCCTGAGCTCTCATGCTATCAAGGACGAAAAGAACAATACTTTGTTCTATGAAGGATTTGTTCACGACAGAAGTGCCGGTAAAAAGATTGAAGAAGATATTCTGTCAGAACGGAGATTACTTCGGTGGAAAAAACGGTGA
- a CDS encoding ISL3 family transposase, with the protein MKITGLICLSNFRIKNIEHDNDTIKIFASIKSNRSKCPDCGFLSSSVHDFYHRTISDLPVFQHNTILILKTRKFKCKVPTCHRKVFSEQTPHMMRYARRTARASQVLDSLSIELTGKLGSILSKQFSIPVSPSTVTRIALKQQLPEIKQPRVLGIDDWAHRKGVSYGTVLIDMETSRPIDLLSSRESADLKGWLAKYPDAQIVTRDRSGAYSSAINEVCPDAIQIADRFHLLMNLSDALDKYFKSVSKEIRRVITEKTNEILPMSANADRCNDESVKSFLSQQITAEPKEIKVDQRLDTFKKVKELQSNGTPLKRISKILNISRNTVRSYFIQETLSPRIHPRSINIDLFTSYILSRLTMEGYKKKDIFDEIVQLGYNGGSTQAYSYINKIKLEYGLTTLDNAEIQQRMIPYIKPLSSRKLAKYIGGSLSDIEDTNERICMKALIDNVPELQIVRRLVLIFRTMLKRRSGNIKRWIGFIKRSKRKLYGLKTFANGLLFDIKAVENGIRLPWSNGAVEGHVNRIKSIKRQMYGRAGFELLRRKVILSQTG; encoded by the coding sequence ATGAAGATAACCGGCCTAATTTGCTTATCCAATTTTCGCATTAAGAATATAGAACATGATAATGATACAATCAAAATTTTTGCATCAATCAAGTCCAACAGATCCAAATGTCCTGATTGTGGTTTTCTCAGCAGTTCTGTTCATGATTTTTACCATCGAACGATATCTGATCTACCCGTATTTCAACACAATACCATACTCATTCTAAAGACACGGAAATTCAAATGCAAAGTTCCAACATGTCACCGCAAGGTATTTTCTGAACAGACGCCTCATATGATGCGATACGCCAGAAGAACTGCCAGAGCATCGCAAGTATTGGATTCTTTGTCAATTGAACTAACAGGAAAACTTGGAAGCATTCTATCTAAACAATTTTCAATTCCAGTTAGTCCTTCAACCGTCACCCGGATAGCCCTTAAACAGCAATTGCCAGAGATAAAGCAACCAAGAGTCCTTGGCATTGATGATTGGGCACACCGTAAGGGAGTGAGCTATGGAACAGTTTTGATTGACATGGAAACATCCAGACCAATTGACTTATTATCATCAAGAGAAAGTGCCGATTTAAAGGGATGGTTAGCCAAATATCCTGATGCCCAGATTGTGACCAGGGATCGGTCAGGTGCATATTCTTCGGCCATTAATGAAGTTTGTCCGGATGCAATTCAAATTGCTGATCGATTCCATTTATTAATGAATTTATCTGATGCCTTAGATAAATACTTCAAAAGTGTAAGCAAAGAAATAAGAAGAGTAATAACAGAAAAAACGAATGAAATATTACCTATGTCTGCCAATGCTGATCGATGTAATGATGAGTCGGTTAAAAGCTTCCTGTCCCAGCAAATTACAGCAGAACCTAAAGAAATCAAAGTTGATCAACGACTGGATACCTTCAAAAAAGTCAAAGAACTTCAATCAAACGGAACTCCACTGAAAAGAATTTCAAAAATCTTAAATATTAGTCGTAACACGGTTCGATCCTATTTCATTCAGGAAACCTTGTCACCCAGGATTCACCCAAGATCGATCAACATTGATTTATTTACCAGTTATATTTTGTCCCGACTAACTATGGAGGGATATAAAAAGAAGGATATATTCGATGAAATTGTTCAGCTTGGATATAACGGCGGCAGCACACAAGCATATTCTTACATCAACAAAATAAAGTTGGAGTATGGCCTTACCACATTAGATAACGCCGAGATTCAACAAAGAATGATCCCTTATATCAAACCTCTAAGCTCTAGAAAATTGGCCAAATATATTGGCGGATCTCTATCAGACATTGAAGACACTAACGAAAGAATCTGTATGAAAGCCCTAATTGACAATGTTCCTGAACTTCAAATTGTCAGGAGGTTAGTCCTGATTTTTCGAACTATGCTTAAAAGAAGAAGTGGTAACATTAAAAGATGGATTGGTTTCATAAAACGATCAAAACGAAAGTTATATGGCCTGAAAACATTTGCCAACGGCTTACTATTCGATATTAAGGCTGTTGAAAATGGCATACGTTTGCCTTGGAGCAATGGAGCCGTTGAAGGTCATGTGAACCGGATCAAGAGCATTAAGCGCCAAATGTATGGCAGGGCAGGTTTTGAACTGTTGCGAAGGAAGGTGATTCTATCTCAAACCGGATAA
- the istA gene encoding IS21 family transposase, translating into MSKIRKAIKFHCGGKSKLFISQYLSLSRNTVKKYISLFEVQGLTLDQINQKTDLELETLFSHQTDEPISARVQKLYDFFPYMERELKKVGVTSYGMWEEYIKKHPDGYQNSQFREYYKLWGKKVNPVMHMNHKAGDKMYVDYAGKKLSITDKDTGEITEVEFFVAILGASQYTYAEATPSQKKEEFVVSVENAMRFFEGVPAAIVPDNLKSAVIKSSRFEPTINETLADLAEHYETTILPARAYKPRDKSLVEGAVKILYRRIYAVLKDETFFSIAELNDRIGDLLDAHNNRKLTGRPYTRFELYNDIEKDKLSPLPIQRFEIKYQAQATVMQNGHVQLSCDKHFYSVPYQYIRKKVKVMYTRTTVEIYFKYNRLATHPRDYALYSYTTVPEHLASTHQFVTDWTAPRFINWANSIDPVAGEYIFKIIESRNHPEQAFKSCMGILSFEKKVGKQRLINACKRALDFGTYSFKAIQNILENNLDMIKDETTEDPELPEHNNIRGKNYYK; encoded by the coding sequence ATGAGTAAGATTAGAAAAGCAATTAAATTTCATTGCGGTGGAAAAAGTAAGCTGTTTATAAGCCAATACTTATCCTTATCGAGGAACACGGTAAAAAAATACATTTCCCTTTTTGAAGTACAAGGGCTAACCCTTGACCAGATCAATCAAAAGACTGATCTTGAACTTGAAACGCTGTTCTCTCACCAAACCGATGAACCCATCAGCGCCCGGGTGCAAAAGCTTTATGACTTTTTCCCGTACATGGAACGGGAACTCAAAAAAGTTGGTGTTACCTCCTATGGGATGTGGGAAGAATACATCAAAAAGCATCCTGATGGCTATCAAAACTCTCAGTTCCGGGAGTATTACAAACTGTGGGGAAAGAAGGTAAATCCGGTGATGCACATGAACCACAAGGCTGGCGACAAGATGTATGTTGATTATGCCGGGAAAAAGCTTTCAATCACGGATAAAGACACCGGAGAGATTACCGAAGTTGAGTTTTTTGTTGCCATTTTAGGGGCAAGTCAATATACCTATGCCGAAGCAACGCCGAGCCAAAAGAAGGAAGAATTTGTTGTATCGGTTGAGAATGCCATGCGCTTTTTCGAAGGCGTTCCGGCAGCCATAGTTCCGGACAATCTTAAGTCAGCGGTGATAAAAAGTAGCCGTTTTGAGCCCACCATCAACGAAACACTGGCAGATCTGGCAGAACATTACGAAACCACTATTCTACCAGCCAGAGCTTATAAACCACGGGACAAATCATTAGTTGAAGGTGCTGTTAAAATACTATACCGAAGGATTTATGCGGTACTGAAGGACGAAACGTTTTTCTCCATTGCGGAACTGAACGATCGCATTGGAGACCTGTTGGATGCCCACAACAACAGAAAGCTCACTGGTCGTCCATACACACGTTTTGAACTATACAATGACATTGAGAAGGATAAACTGTCGCCACTGCCCATCCAACGCTTTGAGATCAAGTATCAGGCACAGGCAACGGTCATGCAAAATGGTCATGTGCAGCTCAGTTGTGACAAACATTTTTATAGCGTGCCGTACCAATACATCCGCAAAAAGGTGAAGGTAATGTACACCAGAACAACGGTCGAGATTTACTTTAAATACAATCGGTTGGCTACCCATCCCCGGGACTACGCACTTTACAGCTACACAACGGTACCCGAACATTTAGCGAGCACCCATCAATTTGTAACCGACTGGACTGCCCCCAGGTTTATCAATTGGGCAAACAGTATTGACCCAGTTGCCGGGGAATATATCTTTAAAATCATTGAAAGCCGAAACCATCCTGAGCAGGCTTTTAAAAGTTGTATGGGGATACTTTCGTTTGAGAAAAAGGTTGGTAAACAAAGACTTATTAATGCATGTAAACGCGCTCTTGACTTTGGAACCTACAGTTTTAAAGCCATACAAAACATCCTGGAAAACAACCTGGATATGATCAAGGATGAGACGACAGAAGATCCGGAATTGCCCGAACACAACAACATACGGGGAAAGAACTATTACAAATAA
- the istB gene encoding IS21-like element helper ATPase IstB → MNESTLTKMRQMKLSGMHGAFKTAVETGKTDHYTIDQFVSMIIDAEWDERHNRKIERLIRNAKFHYKSNIESITFDQSRNLERNLILRLGECEFVEKNENVLITGSTGVGKSYLATALGYQACIQGYRVNYFNTSKLFSKLKMAKADGSYLKELAKIERQDVIILDDFGLQALDSQNRITLLEIIEDRHNKGSIIVTSQIPVQGWYDIIGEKTIADAVLDRLIHQAHRIELHGESMRKKKSINKE, encoded by the coding sequence ATGAATGAATCAACGTTGACAAAAATGAGACAAATGAAGCTCTCCGGAATGCATGGTGCATTTAAAACTGCTGTTGAAACCGGGAAAACTGATCATTACACCATCGATCAGTTTGTATCCATGATTATTGATGCCGAATGGGACGAACGTCACAACCGAAAAATAGAGAGACTAATTAGAAATGCCAAGTTCCATTACAAATCAAACATCGAAAGCATCACTTTCGATCAATCACGAAACCTGGAACGCAACCTCATTTTACGACTTGGAGAGTGTGAGTTCGTAGAGAAGAACGAGAACGTTTTAATCACAGGAAGTACTGGTGTGGGTAAAAGTTACTTGGCAACGGCACTGGGTTATCAGGCATGTATCCAGGGCTACCGGGTAAATTACTTCAATACATCGAAGTTGTTTTCCAAGTTAAAAATGGCAAAAGCCGATGGCTCATATCTGAAGGAACTAGCGAAAATAGAAAGGCAGGATGTTATTATACTCGATGATTTTGGACTCCAGGCACTCGATAGTCAGAACCGGATAACACTATTGGAAATCATCGAAGACAGACACAATAAGGGTTCTATTATCGTTACTTCACAAATACCGGTTCAGGGATGGTATGATATTATTGGTGAAAAAACCATTGCTGACGCGGTATTAGACCGCCTTATCCATCAGGCTCACCGCATCGAATTACATGGTGAATCAATGAGAAAGAAAAAGAGTATCAACAAAGAATAA
- a CDS encoding ISL3 family transposase, which yields MRINHLVNLPRFFIQDIEQKNGKITIFASIKSSRSQCPICGHSSSSVHDHYHRKITDLPVFQNTTLLFLKTRKFKCRNFSCPRKVFSEQTSHIKRYSRRTIRVSQLLDSLSIELTGKHGSQLTKLLYLPVSSSTITRIALSQVLPAIKQPVILGVDDWAFRKGVNYGTVLIDMETSRPIDLLSSRDSANLKEWLKKYPAVKIITRDRSGAYSSAINEICPDAIQVADRFHLLMNLSDALDKYFKSVRKEIRRVITEKTDEILSLSANEGQCNSTDVTNFLAVQVASETKEIQLDQRLDTFNKVKEFQSKGTPLKRISTILKISRNTVRSYFIQETLSPRIHPKSVNIALYSGYILSRLNMEGYIKKDIFEEILGLGYNGGRTQAFVYINKLKLEYGLTTLDSIEVQKKITPYVKPLDSRKLAKYIGGSISDIEDPDERSCMKTLIAYLPELQIVRKLVQIFRTMIKRGCGNISRWIDFVKKSKRKLSGLKSFAYGLSRDIKAVENGIRLPWSNGTVEGHVNRIKCIKRQMYGRASFELLRRKVILSQHG from the coding sequence ATGAGAATAAATCACCTTGTTAACCTTCCCAGATTCTTTATTCAAGACATTGAACAAAAAAATGGCAAAATCACCATTTTTGCTTCCATCAAGTCCAGTCGATCCCAATGCCCTATCTGTGGCCATTCTAGCAGCTCTGTTCATGATCATTACCACCGAAAAATAACAGATCTGCCCGTATTTCAAAATACGACATTACTCTTCTTGAAGACAAGAAAATTTAAGTGCAGGAATTTTTCGTGCCCCCGTAAAGTGTTTTCTGAGCAGACCTCTCATATAAAAAGATACTCACGTAGGACTATCCGGGTATCGCAATTATTGGATTCATTGTCAATTGAACTAACTGGAAAACATGGAAGTCAGCTAACAAAGCTACTTTATCTTCCTGTGAGTAGTTCTACCATCACTCGTATTGCACTAAGTCAAGTACTGCCAGCAATAAAACAACCCGTCATCCTTGGCGTTGACGATTGGGCTTTTCGCAAAGGAGTAAATTATGGAACAGTGCTGATCGATATGGAAACATCCAGACCAATTGATCTCTTATCTTCACGAGATAGTGCAAACCTTAAAGAATGGCTTAAAAAATATCCAGCAGTTAAAATTATCACCAGGGATCGGTCCGGAGCATATTCTTCAGCCATTAATGAAATTTGTCCGGATGCAATTCAAGTTGCTGATCGGTTCCACTTGCTAATGAACCTTTCTGATGCCCTTGATAAATATTTTAAAAGTGTCAGAAAAGAAATACGACGGGTAATAACAGAAAAGACAGACGAAATATTATCATTATCTGCCAATGAAGGCCAATGTAACAGCACAGATGTTACAAACTTTCTTGCTGTACAAGTTGCCTCAGAAACTAAAGAGATCCAGCTCGATCAGAGATTAGACACCTTTAACAAAGTCAAAGAATTTCAATCGAAAGGAACTCCTTTGAAAAGGATCTCAACAATTTTAAAAATCAGTCGTAATACGGTACGCTCTTATTTCATTCAAGAAACCTTGTCTCCAAGGATTCACCCAAAGTCTGTCAACATCGCTCTATACTCTGGGTATATTTTGTCCCGGTTAAATATGGAAGGTTATATTAAGAAAGATATATTTGAAGAAATCCTTGGGCTTGGTTATAATGGTGGCCGCACGCAGGCTTTCGTTTACATCAATAAATTGAAGCTGGAATATGGACTTACTACCCTGGATAGCATTGAGGTTCAAAAGAAAATAACACCATATGTCAAACCATTAGATTCCAGAAAATTAGCCAAATATATCGGGGGTTCAATCTCAGACATTGAAGATCCCGATGAAAGAAGCTGTATGAAAACATTAATTGCTTACCTGCCGGAACTTCAAATAGTCAGAAAATTGGTACAGATATTTCGAACCATGATCAAGCGAGGTTGTGGCAACATATCGAGATGGATAGATTTTGTTAAAAAATCGAAGCGAAAATTATCCGGACTGAAATCATTCGCTTATGGTTTATCCCGAGATATAAAAGCCGTGGAAAACGGAATAAGATTGCCTTGGAGTAACGGCACTGTCGAAGGACATGTGAACAGAATAAAATGTATCAAGCGCCAAATGTATGGCAGAGCCAGTTTTGAACTACTGCGCAGGAAAGTGATACTGTCTCAGCATGGGTAA
- a CDS encoding PAS domain-containing sensor histidine kinase: MTKNQFKSAQGGQFDRILQLRTLIDNIPDPIYVKDTVGRKTVANIADVLNIGRSNESDVLGKTDLELFEGEIGERGFSDDSTIFQTGEAIINREEKFIDKNGHEHWLLTSKIPIFNDQGGMTGLVGIGREITEIKNAGNQIRKLSKSIEQSPSTIIITDTQGQIEYVNPKFIEITGYDAEEVIGKKPSILKSGQMSLEFYQQLWNTISSGEVWRGEFLNRKKNGELYWEWATMTSIKDETGTITNYIAIKEDISLRKKIEADLIIAKNKAEESDRLKSAFLANMSHEVRTPLNSIIGFSELLADPDFEEDNKREFIQHIISNGNNLLTIISDIMDISKLEAGELKIYSKPVNVYDFISNIKNQITYQSGIKGLDFEANIPDARDISIFVDPDRLRQIINNLISNAIKFTAKGGIEIGYQLSGEMVEFYVKDTGIGIPLEYHDKIFERFRQVEDERTRKYGGNGLGLAITKNLVELMGENIWLKTKEGQETIFYFTIPKHTN; the protein is encoded by the coding sequence GTGACGAAGAACCAATTTAAATCGGCACAGGGTGGTCAGTTTGACCGAATATTACAACTTCGGACACTCATAGACAATATTCCGGATCCAATTTATGTTAAAGACACGGTTGGACGAAAAACGGTTGCAAACATTGCCGATGTTTTGAACATAGGTCGTTCCAATGAATCGGATGTATTGGGAAAGACCGATTTAGAACTTTTTGAAGGTGAAATTGGTGAACGTGGATTCTCGGATGATTCAACGATCTTTCAGACAGGAGAAGCAATAATTAACCGGGAAGAAAAATTTATTGATAAGAATGGGCATGAGCATTGGTTGCTTACTTCAAAAATTCCAATTTTTAATGATCAGGGAGGAATGACCGGGTTGGTTGGAATTGGTCGGGAGATTACAGAAATCAAAAATGCAGGGAATCAAATCCGAAAGCTTTCGAAAAGTATAGAACAAAGTCCTTCAACAATTATAATTACTGACACCCAAGGCCAAATTGAATATGTCAATCCTAAATTTATTGAGATTACCGGCTATGACGCAGAAGAAGTTATTGGAAAAAAACCGAGCATTTTAAAATCAGGTCAAATGTCTTTGGAATTTTACCAACAGCTTTGGAATACGATATCCAGTGGCGAAGTTTGGCGGGGTGAGTTCTTAAATCGTAAAAAGAACGGAGAATTGTATTGGGAATGGGCTACCATGACATCGATTAAAGATGAAACTGGGACAATAACCAATTACATTGCTATAAAAGAGGACATTAGTTTACGTAAAAAAATAGAAGCCGATTTAATAATTGCCAAGAATAAAGCTGAAGAAAGTGACCGGTTGAAGTCGGCCTTCCTGGCCAATATGTCTCACGAAGTCCGGACACCATTAAATAGTATTATTGGGTTCTCTGAGTTACTGGCTGATCCTGATTTTGAAGAGGATAACAAAAGAGAATTTATTCAGCACATCATCTCCAACGGGAATAACTTGTTAACCATTATCAGTGATATTATGGATATTTCAAAATTGGAGGCAGGTGAATTGAAAATCTATAGTAAACCGGTGAATGTCTATGACTTCATTTCAAATATTAAGAATCAGATAACTTATCAATCCGGAATAAAAGGTCTTGATTTTGAAGCCAACATTCCTGATGCTAGAGACATTTCTATTTTTGTCGATCCGGACAGGCTCCGCCAAATAATTAATAACTTAATCAGTAATGCCATAAAGTTTACCGCCAAGGGTGGAATTGAGATTGGTTATCAGCTTTCCGGAGAGATGGTTGAGTTCTATGTCAAAGATACTGGAATCGGTATTCCTCTAGAATATCACGATAAAATATTTGAACGATTTAGGCAGGTTGAAGATGAAAGAACACGCAAATATGGCGGAAATGGGCTAGGGTTAGCAATTACAAAAAATCTGGTAGAATTGATGGGTGAAAATATATGGCTCAAAACAAAAGAAGGACAAGAAACCATTTTTTACTTTACTATCCCAAAGCATACAAATTAA